In Coleofasciculus sp. FACHB-T130, the following proteins share a genomic window:
- a CDS encoding PD-(D/E)XK nuclease family protein has product MTLNINLLPHHRAKTLRESGKQYYVDAKGDRFPSVSTILNATKPQEDREALFNWRNRVGAEEANRISGAASRRGTSTHKHIQRYLLGENVACPDAAKPYWDSIEPVLQDIHEVRLVEGSVFHYDLSYAGRVDCVASYKGIPCVCDWKTADKPKGSVERLRDSPLQLAAYMGAVNKFYQEYGIHLRHALLVVAVPEMPAEVFWFEPDNMMIYWQQWERRVGEFWQRRGTMTPSSI; this is encoded by the coding sequence ATGACGTTAAATATCAATCTGCTGCCTCATCACCGTGCTAAAACGCTGCGGGAATCTGGGAAACAATATTATGTGGATGCTAAGGGCGATCGCTTTCCTAGCGTCTCCACTATCCTCAACGCCACCAAACCGCAAGAAGATCGAGAAGCACTCTTCAACTGGCGCAACCGAGTTGGAGCAGAGGAAGCCAACCGAATTTCTGGTGCTGCTAGCCGTCGCGGTACGTCCACTCACAAGCACATTCAGCGCTATCTACTGGGGGAAAATGTCGCCTGTCCAGACGCGGCTAAACCTTACTGGGATAGCATAGAGCCGGTGTTGCAAGACATTCACGAGGTAAGGCTCGTGGAAGGTTCTGTCTTCCACTACGATTTGAGTTATGCGGGTCGAGTGGATTGCGTTGCGAGTTATAAGGGCATTCCCTGCGTCTGTGACTGGAAAACCGCTGATAAGCCGAAAGGGTCAGTTGAACGCCTCCGTGATAGCCCGCTTCAGTTAGCGGCTTATATGGGCGCGGTTAATAAATTTTACCAAGAGTATGGTATCCATCTGCGTCATGCCTTGCTGGTTGTAGCGGTTCCGGAAATGCCTGCTGAGGTGTTCTGGTTTGAACCAGATAATATGATGATTTACTGGCAGCAGTGGGAGCGCAGAGTTGGGGAATTTTGGCAGCGTAGAGGAACAATGACGCCTTCAAGCA
- the recA gene encoding recombinase RecA, with amino-acid sequence MAIQITNNPDKDKALSLVLNQIERSFGKGAIMRLGDATRMKVETISTGALTLDLALGGGLPKGRVIEIYGPESSGKTTLALHAIAEVQKLGGVAAFVDAEHALDPAYAAVLGVDIDNLLVSQPDTGEAALEIVDQLVRSAAVDIVVIDSVAALVPRAEIEGEMGDSHMGLQARLMSQALRKITGNIGKSGCTVVFLNQLRQKIGVTYGNPETTTGGNALKFYASVRLDIRRIQTLKKGNEEFGNRAKVKVAKNKVAPPFRVAEFDIIFGKGISTLGCMVDLAEQTGVITRKGAWYSYNGDNIAQGRDNSIKYLEENSELIQEIEQKVRQKLEMGAVVPANSVTRVDAEDEELEEELLDD; translated from the coding sequence ATGGCTATCCAAATCACGAACAATCCCGACAAGGACAAAGCCCTGAGCCTAGTGCTAAACCAAATTGAGCGCAGCTTTGGCAAGGGAGCAATTATGCGCCTAGGAGATGCCACCCGCATGAAGGTGGAAACAATTTCCACTGGAGCGCTGACCCTGGATTTAGCTTTGGGCGGTGGCTTGCCGAAGGGACGGGTGATTGAAATATATGGCCCGGAAAGTTCTGGTAAGACAACCCTCGCTTTGCACGCGATCGCTGAAGTGCAAAAATTAGGAGGAGTCGCTGCTTTTGTTGATGCTGAACACGCTCTAGATCCTGCTTACGCAGCCGTACTGGGCGTTGATATAGACAATCTTTTGGTTTCTCAACCCGACACCGGAGAAGCTGCCTTAGAAATTGTCGACCAGCTAGTTCGCTCTGCGGCAGTGGATATCGTGGTCATTGACTCGGTAGCTGCTTTGGTGCCTCGCGCTGAAATTGAAGGCGAAATGGGCGATTCCCACATGGGTTTGCAAGCCCGTTTGATGAGTCAAGCTCTTCGCAAAATTACCGGGAACATCGGTAAATCTGGTTGTACGGTCGTTTTCCTCAACCAGCTGCGACAAAAGATTGGCGTCACCTACGGCAACCCAGAAACAACCACTGGTGGTAATGCCTTAAAGTTTTACGCTTCAGTACGCTTGGATATTCGTCGGATTCAAACGCTGAAAAAAGGCAACGAAGAGTTTGGTAACCGAGCTAAAGTTAAAGTTGCCAAAAATAAAGTCGCCCCGCCCTTCCGCGTCGCAGAGTTTGACATTATCTTTGGCAAGGGAATCTCGACATTAGGGTGTATGGTTGACCTGGCAGAACAAACTGGGGTCATTACCCGTAAAGGAGCTTGGTATAGCTACAACGGTGATAACATTGCCCAAGGCCGGGATAACAGCATTAAGTACCTGGAAGAAAACTCTGAATTAATTCAAGAAATTGAGCAAAAGGTACGTCAAAAGCTAGAGATGGGGGCAGTTGTTCCTGCCAACTCTGTCACGCGAGTTGACGCCGAAGACGAAGAGTTAGAGGAAGAACTTTTAGACGACTAA
- the xseA gene encoding exodeoxyribonuclease VII large subunit → MNYYLSNQLVPDTAVSVAGLTSYLQLLLEQDEQLQQVWVTGEVSSASQYRSGLFFTLQDPDAKAAMSCVIWNSQLNKLMQLPVQGEQLIVLGSIRVYPQRGQYQLIVWQALPAGEGLQALRYRQLRNRLEAEGLFDPERKRSLPTHPQTIAVVTSPQAAAWGDIQRTLKQRYPGLQVLFSPALVQGEQAPALIVSAIERVERDGRAEVLILSRGGGAVEELACFNDERVVRAIANCSIPVITGIGHQRDESLADLVADAYAHTPTAAAEQVVPELASLYAEHQERVLALTEAVNQHMENAQEQLQRVRSRLRRIPLDRQIHQEKQAIAWKRQQLLQGTARHFAQANQHCQMLRQKLATLDPESVLKRGYAVVRQQDGAIARSTEGLALGQELQVQLGTGQIKVKISEIINSKE, encoded by the coding sequence ATGAACTATTATCTTTCCAATCAGCTGGTTCCAGATACAGCTGTATCGGTGGCTGGGTTAACGTCTTATTTGCAACTGCTGTTAGAGCAGGATGAACAACTACAGCAAGTCTGGGTGACCGGTGAAGTCTCCAGCGCCTCTCAGTATCGCAGTGGACTATTCTTCACCCTGCAAGATCCGGATGCTAAGGCGGCAATGAGTTGTGTGATATGGAACAGTCAGCTAAATAAGCTGATGCAGCTGCCGGTGCAAGGAGAGCAGTTGATTGTTTTGGGCAGTATCCGAGTTTATCCCCAGCGAGGACAGTACCAGTTGATTGTCTGGCAGGCGCTACCAGCGGGAGAGGGGTTACAGGCATTGCGCTATCGCCAGCTGCGAAATCGGTTGGAGGCAGAAGGATTGTTCGATCCAGAACGCAAGCGATCGCTCCCCACTCATCCCCAAACCATCGCTGTTGTCACGTCGCCGCAAGCTGCTGCCTGGGGAGATATTCAACGCACGCTCAAGCAACGTTATCCGGGTTTGCAAGTTCTGTTTTCACCGGCATTAGTCCAAGGAGAACAAGCCCCGGCATTGATTGTTTCGGCGATTGAGCGAGTGGAACGGGATGGTCGCGCTGAAGTCCTAATTTTGTCGCGCGGGGGTGGTGCGGTTGAGGAGCTAGCTTGCTTCAATGATGAACGGGTAGTGCGAGCGATCGCAAATTGTTCGATTCCCGTGATTACTGGCATTGGTCATCAGCGAGATGAATCTTTGGCTGACTTAGTTGCCGATGCTTATGCTCACACTCCCACCGCCGCCGCCGAACAAGTGGTTCCAGAACTGGCAAGTCTTTACGCAGAACACCAGGAACGTGTCCTCGCCTTGACTGAAGCCGTAAATCAACACATGGAAAATGCTCAAGAACAATTGCAACGAGTGCGAAGCCGCTTGCGCCGGATTCCGTTAGACCGACAAATTCACCAAGAAAAGCAAGCGATCGCTTGGAAACGTCAACAACTGTTACAAGGAACGGCGCGGCATTTCGCGCAGGCAAACCAACACTGTCAGATGCTCCGACAAAAGCTAGCCACGCTTGACCCGGAAAGCGTTCTGAAACGAGGTTATGCAGTAGTCCGACAACAAGATGGTGCGATCGCGCGTTCCACAGAAGGACTGGCACTCGGACAGGAACTACAAGTTCAGCTGGGCACAGGACAAATTAAAGTCAAAATTAGTGAAATTATAAATAGCAAGGAGTAG
- a CDS encoding DNA double-strand break repair nuclease NurA, with protein sequence MLDLTKLARQMQGISQHLTVEAAASRQRLERAQHLLTLAQKSQADLVHLQEKWRDRLGFAAAAPIESLSTAIDLPTPPAVHTIIATDGSQIAPSHHEIAYCYLINVGRVVLHYGQSLYPLLDSLPEVFYRSEDLYISRQWGIRPEEWMGYRRTASEASVLAELAASWINRPSQVTSRQGNGNRKSEISSSIPDPKSPIPALAMVDGSLIYWFLEQLPGEARDHILPPILEAWDVLRDTGIPIMGYLSASRSSEALNFLRLPACPHPVPDCMTHCPGQFDRAPCQVFDPLRDTALWASQLQPGQRSPLWRSSARILELYGAHQIYFCYVHVGTEIARVEVPAWVAENPEKLDVSLSLMLAQVQKGYGYPVALAEAHNQAVVRGGDRARFFALLEQQMIKAGLRNVGTSYKEARKRGSIA encoded by the coding sequence ATGCTTGACCTAACCAAACTCGCGCGGCAAATGCAGGGGATTAGTCAACACCTGACGGTAGAGGCTGCTGCCAGTCGCCAACGCTTGGAACGCGCCCAGCACTTACTGACACTGGCTCAAAAGTCTCAGGCAGATTTGGTACATCTGCAAGAAAAGTGGCGCGATCGCTTGGGGTTTGCAGCAGCCGCACCCATTGAGTCCCTAAGCACTGCCATTGACCTTCCTACCCCTCCGGCTGTCCATACGATTATTGCTACAGACGGGTCTCAGATTGCTCCGAGTCACCATGAAATTGCCTACTGCTATCTGATTAACGTGGGTCGGGTGGTGCTGCATTATGGACAAAGCTTGTACCCGCTCTTAGATAGCCTACCAGAAGTCTTTTATCGCTCGGAAGACCTATATATTTCCCGCCAGTGGGGAATTCGCCCTGAGGAATGGATGGGCTATCGACGCACGGCTTCGGAGGCGTCTGTGTTGGCAGAATTGGCTGCTAGCTGGATTAACCGACCTTCACAAGTCACGTCAAGACAGGGAAACGGAAACAGAAAATCGGAAATTTCATCTTCAATTCCCGATCCCAAATCCCCAATCCCTGCCCTAGCAATGGTAGATGGATCGCTAATTTATTGGTTTCTAGAGCAGTTACCGGGGGAAGCCCGCGACCATATTTTGCCTCCAATTCTGGAAGCCTGGGATGTTCTACGCGATACGGGGATTCCAATTATGGGCTACCTGAGTGCTTCTCGCAGCAGCGAAGCACTGAACTTCCTGCGTCTGCCAGCCTGCCCGCATCCAGTTCCCGACTGCATGACTCATTGTCCTGGTCAGTTTGACCGGGCACCCTGCCAGGTTTTCGATCCCTTGCGGGATACTGCCCTCTGGGCGTCTCAATTGCAGCCCGGTCAACGCAGTCCTCTATGGCGCAGTTCTGCACGGATTCTGGAGTTGTACGGTGCCCATCAAATCTACTTCTGCTACGTCCATGTCGGGACTGAAATTGCTCGTGTAGAAGTTCCCGCGTGGGTGGCAGAGAATCCAGAGAAGCTGGATGTTTCGCTCAGCTTGATGTTGGCTCAGGTGCAGAAGGGTTATGGCTATCCGGTGGCGCTTGCAGAGGCACACAATCAGGCAGTCGTGCGAGGGGGCGATCGCGCTCGTTTCTTTGCCTTACTCGAACAACAAATGATTAAGGCTGGTTTGAGAAATGTCGGGACTTCCTATAAAGAAGCCAGGAAGCGCGGTAGTATCGCCTGA
- a CDS encoding DUF3493 domain-containing protein: MVDPKLKNRTRNIKGTRKVSAEQYAQLKAELATPYKGLRQFVYVACGASGFIGGMVFLAKLASGREIASAVPNLALQIGVVALMVWLFRLEQKSQRKP; the protein is encoded by the coding sequence ATGGTAGACCCAAAATTAAAAAATCGCACCCGCAACATCAAAGGCACTCGGAAAGTCAGTGCTGAACAGTATGCACAACTAAAAGCTGAACTTGCTACTCCCTACAAAGGTCTTAGGCAATTTGTTTATGTGGCGTGCGGCGCTTCTGGCTTTATCGGAGGGATGGTCTTTCTTGCCAAGTTAGCCTCCGGTCGGGAAATTGCCTCAGCCGTGCCTAACTTAGCACTACAAATTGGCGTAGTTGCTTTGATGGTTTGGCTGTTTCGCCTAGAACAAAAATCCCAACGTAAGCCATAA
- a CDS encoding FHA domain-containing protein has product MSSQHMELEQRLGLYQVFLKLYEHHRGLLDEILKLEDSGNKFLSGIAPRYIQGVAQEQQVYLVTNLIDAKTQMLFQPQRIWTLGRARQAALPIPDRRLSRNHAAIRYIDDQGFYLVDLNSTNGTFVNGEPVYKRVLLKDGDRIRLGGLAFSFFLGNTICMVDNVSSTLMAEINALTNAEQSLPVTEVETPTSPTTVQPPNTECQKETLHFLSGPSAIRDPLVPVLESPVDPQLTPTQQSEILDRFFSRRISDPGTQN; this is encoded by the coding sequence GTGTCATCCCAACACATGGAACTAGAACAACGCTTGGGTCTATATCAGGTATTCCTTAAGCTCTATGAGCATCATCGTGGTTTACTAGATGAGATTCTGAAGCTAGAAGATAGCGGCAATAAATTTCTTAGTGGCATTGCACCTCGATATATCCAAGGCGTAGCGCAGGAGCAGCAAGTCTATCTAGTCACAAATTTAATAGATGCTAAAACGCAAATGTTGTTTCAGCCGCAGCGAATTTGGACACTGGGGCGGGCGCGTCAAGCTGCCCTACCGATTCCGGATAGACGTTTGTCTCGCAATCATGCAGCGATTCGATATATCGACGATCAGGGGTTTTATCTGGTTGACCTGAATAGTACAAATGGGACTTTCGTTAATGGCGAACCCGTATACAAACGTGTTCTTCTCAAGGACGGCGATCGCATTCGTCTAGGTGGTCTGGCTTTCTCCTTTTTCCTGGGCAATACTATCTGCATGGTGGATAATGTCTCTTCAACCCTAATGGCAGAAATTAATGCCCTGACAAATGCAGAGCAATCGCTTCCGGTTACAGAAGTAGAAACACCTACCTCTCCTACAACAGTTCAGCCTCCCAACACCGAGTGCCAAAAAGAGACTCTACATTTCCTCTCTGGCCCCTCTGCCATTAGAGATCCATTAGTCCCAGTTTTGGAATCTCCTGTAGACCCTCAGCTAACTCCGACTCAGCAATCAGAAATTTTAGACCGTTTTTTCAGTAGACGAATTTCCGATCCAGGCACACAAAACTAA
- the xseB gene encoding exodeoxyribonuclease VII small subunit, which translates to MSKPTSTTDGSSDRRINTQFPKDWNYEATVAKVEGIIRQIEAGKLELADVFEEFTAAVEYLRQCEIFLQERQQQMNLLIETLADEPTSF; encoded by the coding sequence ATGAGCAAACCCACCAGCACCACCGACGGCTCAAGCGATCGCCGCATCAATACCCAATTTCCGAAAGATTGGAACTACGAAGCGACGGTTGCCAAAGTTGAAGGCATCATTCGGCAAATTGAAGCCGGGAAACTAGAACTTGCCGACGTTTTTGAAGAATTTACCGCTGCGGTAGAATACTTGCGCCAATGTGAAATCTTTCTGCAAGAGCGGCAACAGCAGATGAATTTATTAATTGAGACCCTGGCAGACGAGCCAACATCCTTCTGA